One segment of Phalacrocorax carbo chromosome 24, bPhaCar2.1, whole genome shotgun sequence DNA contains the following:
- the BRF2 gene encoding transcription factor IIIB 50 kDa subunit, protein MAARGNCPGCGSAALVEDAHYAQQQLVCAACGCVLAEGLLTTTYTEEEHLREVAYSQSTGQKEQLSRCLQRGIRRVQDLCKVLQLPTVFEETAVSYFQRALQHPSFHLVSLEKKELLGGCCVFVTCRQRNWPLTMGTICSLLYAKQELFASVYLSLQKELGLSVPALSLVDLVKTHLNSFRLFQHAADIPAPFVEDKEKMVARTMQIVELASETWLVTGRHPVPIVTAAAFLSWQSLQPAARLTCTFARFCKLAGVDLPPPAHLRLKELLEILLRMASQLAWLRVFNMDKKTVVKHIGDLLQHRIFLLKSAFCLEDGEEQHAAAPGEGSPGSPPAAGGAVQEEGCPSEGKRQREGGPRPLLPPCLINPRKRLRTAAPSASDSAITGDEPISDSEIEQYLRGPEEIRAFRKAKAWP, encoded by the exons ATGGCGGCGCGGGGCAACTGCCCGGGCTGCGGCTCCGCCGCGCTGGTGGAGGACGCGCACTACGCGCAGCAGCAGCTGGTCTGCGCCGCCTGCGGCTGCGTCCTCGCCGAGGGGCTCCTCACCACCACCTACACCGAGGAGGAGCACCTGCGAG AGGTGGCATATTCCCAGAGCACTGGCCAGAAAGAGCAGCTGAGCCGCTGCCTGCAGCGAG GGATCAGGCGGGTCCAGGATCTCTGTAAAGTCCTCCAGCTCCCAACGGTGTTTGAGGAAACAGCAGTCTCATACTTCCAGAGAGCTCTGCAGCACCCCTCCTTCCACCTGgtcagtctggagaagaaggaGCTCCTGGGGGGCTGCTGTGTCTTTGTGACTTGTCGACAACGCAACTGGCCCCTGACGATGGGGACGATCTGCTCCCTCCTTTACGCGAAGCAGGAGCTGTTTGCCAGTGTCTACCTGAGCCTTCAGAAAGAGCTCGGGCTCTCTGTGCCGGCCCTGAGCCTGGTGGATCTAGTGAAGACACACCTCAACAG TTTTCGGCTGTTCCAGCACGCGGCTGACATCCCTGCCCCGTTTGTGGAGGACAAGGAGAAGATGGTCGCCCGAACGATGCAGATTGTGGAGCTGGCCAGCGAGACGTGGCTGGTCACTGGCCGTCACCCTGTTCCCATCGTCACAGCCGCGGCATTCCTGTCGTGGCAGTCGCTGCAGCCTGCTGCCCGCCTCACCTGCACTTTCGCGCGGTTCTGCAAGCTGGCGGGTGTTGATCTGCCGCCGCCGGCGCACCTGAGGCTGAAGGAGCTTCTCGAGATCCTCCTGAGAATGGCCTCCCAGCTCGCTTGGCTGAGGGTGTTTAACATGGACAAGAAAACAGTGGTCAAGCACATCGGGGACCTGCTGCAACACCGAATTTTCCTGCTGAAAAGTGCCTTCTGCCTGGAGGACGGGGAGGAGCAGCATGCCGCAGCCCCCGGCGAGGGCTCCCCCGGCTCTCCTCCAGCGGCAGGAGGGGCAGTGCAGGAGGAGGGCTGTCCCTCGGAAGGGAAACGCCAGCGTGAGGGCGGCCCGAGGCCCTTGCTGCCACCCTGCCTTATCAATCCGAGGAAGAGACTGCGGACGGCAGCCCCGAGCGCTTCAGACTCTGCCATCACCGGCGATGAGCCCATCTCCGACAGTGAAATCGAGCAGTACCTGCGGGGCCCAGAGGAGATCCGGGCCttcaggaaggccaaggcctgGCCATGA
- the ADGRA2 gene encoding adhesion G protein-coupled receptor A2 isoform X2, which yields MRRAAALVLLAAALSGGGTARSCPAQSLGCKCTAERAKATGGPAAPRRRVVCSGGGLPVPPEPRLLPDGTATLDLKNNLISTVQPGAFLGLLELKRLDLSNNRIGCLSASVFQGLPNLLRLNMSGNIFSSLPPGVFDELPSLKVVDFATEYLTCDCNLHWVLPWARNRSAQISERTVCVYPRHLHAFPLRSARESQLRCAGAPELHTHHLIPSLRQVVFQGDRLPFQCTATYLDNSTQIRWYHNREPVEEDERMGVIVEESLIHDCTFITSELILSNIHVSANGEWECAVSTSQGNVSKKVEIVVLETSASYCPAERVTNNRGDFRWPRTLAGITAYQPCLQYPFAAGPAGGGSVAEKQAWRRCDRAGRWEEGDYSHCLYTNDITRVLYTFVLMPINASNALTLAHQLRVYTAEAANFSDMVDVLYVAQMIEKFIGYVDQIKQLTDVIVEMASNIMLVDDHILWMSQKEEKACTSIVRSLEKIAAHTLSSNSQHMAVNSRNIAFEAYVVKPESYVGLSCVAFQRRDGGLAGRPTPAERGAEPMPDQQLRLRCTTGRPNVSLTSFHIKNSIALASIQLPPSLFASPVPATPLADCKLQLLVFRNGKLFCSTGNSSRLADDGKRRSVATPVIYAGTYGCGVGNLSEPVTVSLRHPGEGADPVAAYWNFEVLGGMGGWSAEGCQLAAREPNVTSLHCRHLSNVAVLMELSGFPSEARGAVEVLHPAMYTCTAVLLLCLFTTIITYIVNHGTILIPRKGWHMLLNLCFHIAMTAAVFAGGITLTGYLIVCQAVGIILHYSSLSTLLWMAVKARVLYKEATWKAPRQPDGDASQPAPRPMLRFYLIAGGIPLIICGITAAVNIHNYHDNNPYCWLVWRPSLGAFYVPVAFILLVTWIYFLCAGLSLQCRLSHQKDVPEPLEPPPRLGGASDLLTDSGSISVTLNSGPPCPEADGVYSLQVQFWALVTTHALYVALWTFGAMAVSQRWYLNIVFSCLYGITAVALGLFIFIHHCVRRRDVLNSWFSCCPSYRNALPMQAYVHPGLAPEDGSQVFIGCDPEAARSGASSSSSPSSAGSAGGRCKLTNLQVAQSQVEARPAACLEPDPADGKTAGAGRHASNLHGRRNHRGRTKQCRDGKHHRLKMLRGASSEHPSSESGSLHNSHSESYHSGRNSPVCSGRAGPRGPQDGETAPSHSEGSDGGRRAPDFAEARRRSASRDNLRQANAAEKEAKRRSYPLNVGSHNGGLKGSKYDINLASADSVAGMKTGLWKSETTV from the exons GGATCTGAAGAACAACCTGATCAGCACGGTCCAGCCGGGCGCCTTCCTTGGTCTCCTCGAGCTGAAACGCCT GGACCTCTCCAACAACCGCATCGGCTGCCTGAGCGCCAGCGTCTTCCAGGGGCTCCCCAACCTCCTCAGGCT GAATATGTCCGGGAACATTTTCTCCAGCCTCCCGCCCGGCGTCTTCGATGAGCTCCCCTCCCTGAAAGTCGT GGACTTCGCCACCGAGTACCTGACGTGCGACTGCAACCTGCACTGGGTGCTGCCCTGGGCTCGCAACCGCTCGGCGCAGATCTCGGAGCGGACGGTGTGCGTCTACCCCCGGCACCTCCACGCCTTCCCCCTGCGCAGCGCTCGGGAGAGCCAGCTCCGCTGCG CGGGCGCCCCGGAGCTGCACACCCACCACCTCATCCCGTCGCTGCGCCAGGTGGTTTTCCAGGGCGACCGGCTGCCCTTCCAGTGCACCGCCACCTACCTGGACAACAGCACCCAGATCCGATGGTACCACAACCGCGAGCCGGTGGAGGAGGATGAGCGGATGGGCGTCATCGTGGAGGAGAGCCTCATCCACGACTGCACCTTCATCACCAG CGAGCTCATCCTCTCCAACATCCACGTCTCCGCCAACGGCGAGTGGGAATGTGCCGTCTCCACCTCCCAGGGCAACGTCAGCAAGAAGGTGGAGATTGTGGTGCTGGAGACCTCTGCATCCTACTGCCCTGCTGAGCGGGTCACCAACAACCGCGGGGACTTCAG GTGGCCCCGCACCCTGGCAGGCATCACCGCctaccagccctgcctgcagtaCCCCTTCGCCGCCGGGCCGGCCGGTGGGGGCTCGGTGGCAGAGAAGCAGGCATGGCGGCGCTGCGACCGTGCCGGGCGCTGGGAGGAGGGCGACTATTCCCACTGCCTCTACACAAACGACATCACCCGTGTCCTCTACACCTTCGTGCTG ATGCCCATCAACGCCTCCAATGCCCTGACCCTGGCTCATCAGCTCCGCGTCTACACGGCCGAGGCGGCCAACTTCTCAGATATGGTTGACGTCCTCTACGTGGCCCAGATGATAGAGAAGTTTATCGGCTACGTGGATCAGATCAAGCAG CTGACGGACGTGATCGTGGAGATGGCCAGCAACATCATGCTGGTGGACGACCACATCCTGTGGATGTcgcagaaggaggaaaaggcttGCACCAGCATCGTCCGCTCCCTGGAGAAGATCGCCGCCCACACGCTCAGCAGCAACTCCCAGCACATGGCGGTG AACTCACGCAACATCGCCTTCGAGGCATACGTGGTGAAGCCTGAGAGCTacgtggggctgagctgtgtGGCCTTCCAGCGGCGGGACGGGGGTCTGGCCGGGCGTCCCACCCCGGCTGAGCGGGGGGCCGAGCCCATGCCCGACCAGCAGCTGAGGCTGCGCTGCACCACGGGACGCCCCAACGTCTCCCTGACCAGTTTCCACATCAAG AACAGCATCGCCCTGGCCTCCATCCAGCTGCCGCCCAGCCTCTTTGCAAGCCCCGTCCCAGCCACACCGCTGGCTGACTGCAAGCTCCAGCTGCTGGTCTTCCGCAACGGCAAGCTCTTCTGCAGCACGGGCAACTCCTCCCGCCTGGCCGACGACGGCAAGCGCCGCAGCGTGGCCACGCCAGTCATCTATGCCGGGACCT ATGGCTGCGGAGTAGGAAACCTGTCAGAGCCGGTGACTGTGTCGCTGCGGCACCCTGGGGAGGGCGCGGACCCAGTGGCCGCATACTGGAACTTCGAGGTGCTGGGGGGTATGGGGGGCTGGAGCGCCGAGGGCTGCCAGCTGGCCGCCCGGGAGCCCAACGTCACCTCCCTGCACTGCCGGCACCTCAGCAACGTGGCTGTGCTCATG GAGCTGAGCGGTTTCCCCAGCGAGGCACGAGGCGCCGTGGAGGTGCTGCACCCAGCCATGTACACCTGCACGGccgtgctgctgctctgcctcttcACCACCATCATCACCTACATCGTCAACCACGG CACCATTCTCATCCCGCGGAAGGGCTGGCACATGCTGCTTAACCTCTGCTTCCACATCGCCATGACGGCCGCCGTCTTCGCAGGGGGCATCACCCTCACCGGCTACCTGATCGTCTGCCAAGCG GTTGGCATCATCTTGCACTACTCCTCCCTCTCCACCCTGCTGTGGATGGCCGTGAAAGCCAGAGTACTCTACAAGGAGGCGACCTGGAAGGCGCCGCGGCAGCCGGACGGGGACGCGTCCCAGCCGGCCCCCAGGCCCATGCTACG GTTCTACCTGATCGCCGGTGGGATCCCCCTCATCATCTGTGGGATCACGGCAGCTGTCAACATCCACAACTACCATGACAACAACCCCTA ctgctggctggtgtGGCGGCCCAGCCTGGGGGCTTTCTACGTCCCCGTGGCTTTCATCCTGCTCGTCACCTGGATTTACTTCCTCTGTGCCGGGCTCAGCCTCCAGTGCCGACTGTCACACCAGAAAGACGTCCCCGAGCCGCTGGAGCCCCCGCCGCGGCTGGGGGGTGCCAGCGACCTCCTGACAGACTCCGGGTCCATCTCGGTCACGCTGAACTCAGGGCCACCCTGCCCCGAGGCAGACGGCGTCTACTCCCTGCAGGTGCAATTCTGGGCACTGGTGACCACCCACGCCTTGTATGTCGCCCTGTGGACATTCGGCGCCATGGCTGTGTCCCAGCGCTGGTACCTGAACATCGTCTTCAGCTGCCTCTACGGCATCACTGCTGTGGCGCTGGGACTCTTCATCTTCATCCACCACTGCGTCCGGCGCCGGGACGTCCTCAACTCCTGGTTCTCCTGCTGCCCCTCCTACAGGAACGCGCTGCCCATGCAGGCGTACGTCCATCCTGGGCTGGCGCCGGAGGATGGCTCACAAGTCTTCATCGGCTGTGACCCGGAGGCGGCTCGCTCTGgcgcctcttcctcctcctcgcccaGCAGCGCCGGCTCGGCCGGGGGCCGCTGCAAGCTCACCAACCTGCAGGTAGCCCAGAGCCAGGTGGAGGCCCGCCCAGCCGCCTGCCTGGAGCCGGACCCCGCCGACGGCAAGACCGCCGGTGCCGGCAGGCACGCCAGCAACCTCCACGGCCGCAGGAACCACCGGGGCAGAACTAAGCAGTGCCGGGATGGGAAGCACCACCGCTTGAAAATGCTGCGGGGCGCCTCCTCGGAGCATCCCTCCAGCGAGAGCGGCAGCCTCCACAACAGCCACTCCGAGAGCTACCACAGCGGCAGGAACAGCCCCGTCTGCAGCGGCCGTgcggggccgcggggccccCAGGACGGGGAGACGGCACCCAGCCACTCGGAAGGCAGCGACGGCGGCCGGCGGGCACCCGACTTCGCCGAGGCTCGCCGGAGGAGCGCCAGCAGGGACAACCTGCGGCAAGCCAACGCCGCCGAGAAGGAGGCGAAGCGCCGGTCCTACCCGCTCAACGTGGGCAGCCACAACGGGGGCCTCAAGGGCAGCAAGTACGACATCAATCTGGCCAGCGCCGACAGTGTGGCTGGGATGAAGACTGGCCTCTGGAAGAGTGAAACCACCGTATAA
- the ADGRA2 gene encoding adhesion G protein-coupled receptor A2 isoform X1 — protein sequence MRRAAALVLLAAALSGGGTARSCPAQSLGCKCTAERAKATGGPAAPRRRVVCSGGGLPVPPEPRLLPDGTATLLLSNNKITVLENGSFFGLRALEKLDLKNNLISTVQPGAFLGLLELKRLDLSNNRIGCLSASVFQGLPNLLRLNMSGNIFSSLPPGVFDELPSLKVVDFATEYLTCDCNLHWVLPWARNRSAQISERTVCVYPRHLHAFPLRSARESQLRCAGAPELHTHHLIPSLRQVVFQGDRLPFQCTATYLDNSTQIRWYHNREPVEEDERMGVIVEESLIHDCTFITSELILSNIHVSANGEWECAVSTSQGNVSKKVEIVVLETSASYCPAERVTNNRGDFRWPRTLAGITAYQPCLQYPFAAGPAGGGSVAEKQAWRRCDRAGRWEEGDYSHCLYTNDITRVLYTFVLMPINASNALTLAHQLRVYTAEAANFSDMVDVLYVAQMIEKFIGYVDQIKQLTDVIVEMASNIMLVDDHILWMSQKEEKACTSIVRSLEKIAAHTLSSNSQHMAVNSRNIAFEAYVVKPESYVGLSCVAFQRRDGGLAGRPTPAERGAEPMPDQQLRLRCTTGRPNVSLTSFHIKNSIALASIQLPPSLFASPVPATPLADCKLQLLVFRNGKLFCSTGNSSRLADDGKRRSVATPVIYAGTYGCGVGNLSEPVTVSLRHPGEGADPVAAYWNFEVLGGMGGWSAEGCQLAAREPNVTSLHCRHLSNVAVLMELSGFPSEARGAVEVLHPAMYTCTAVLLLCLFTTIITYIVNHGTILIPRKGWHMLLNLCFHIAMTAAVFAGGITLTGYLIVCQAVGIILHYSSLSTLLWMAVKARVLYKEATWKAPRQPDGDASQPAPRPMLRFYLIAGGIPLIICGITAAVNIHNYHDNNPYCWLVWRPSLGAFYVPVAFILLVTWIYFLCAGLSLQCRLSHQKDVPEPLEPPPRLGGASDLLTDSGSISVTLNSGPPCPEADGVYSLQVQFWALVTTHALYVALWTFGAMAVSQRWYLNIVFSCLYGITAVALGLFIFIHHCVRRRDVLNSWFSCCPSYRNALPMQAYVHPGLAPEDGSQVFIGCDPEAARSGASSSSSPSSAGSAGGRCKLTNLQVAQSQVEARPAACLEPDPADGKTAGAGRHASNLHGRRNHRGRTKQCRDGKHHRLKMLRGASSEHPSSESGSLHNSHSESYHSGRNSPVCSGRAGPRGPQDGETAPSHSEGSDGGRRAPDFAEARRRSASRDNLRQANAAEKEAKRRSYPLNVGSHNGGLKGSKYDINLASADSVAGMKTGLWKSETTV from the exons GGATCTGAAGAACAACCTGATCAGCACGGTCCAGCCGGGCGCCTTCCTTGGTCTCCTCGAGCTGAAACGCCT GGACCTCTCCAACAACCGCATCGGCTGCCTGAGCGCCAGCGTCTTCCAGGGGCTCCCCAACCTCCTCAGGCT GAATATGTCCGGGAACATTTTCTCCAGCCTCCCGCCCGGCGTCTTCGATGAGCTCCCCTCCCTGAAAGTCGT GGACTTCGCCACCGAGTACCTGACGTGCGACTGCAACCTGCACTGGGTGCTGCCCTGGGCTCGCAACCGCTCGGCGCAGATCTCGGAGCGGACGGTGTGCGTCTACCCCCGGCACCTCCACGCCTTCCCCCTGCGCAGCGCTCGGGAGAGCCAGCTCCGCTGCG CGGGCGCCCCGGAGCTGCACACCCACCACCTCATCCCGTCGCTGCGCCAGGTGGTTTTCCAGGGCGACCGGCTGCCCTTCCAGTGCACCGCCACCTACCTGGACAACAGCACCCAGATCCGATGGTACCACAACCGCGAGCCGGTGGAGGAGGATGAGCGGATGGGCGTCATCGTGGAGGAGAGCCTCATCCACGACTGCACCTTCATCACCAG CGAGCTCATCCTCTCCAACATCCACGTCTCCGCCAACGGCGAGTGGGAATGTGCCGTCTCCACCTCCCAGGGCAACGTCAGCAAGAAGGTGGAGATTGTGGTGCTGGAGACCTCTGCATCCTACTGCCCTGCTGAGCGGGTCACCAACAACCGCGGGGACTTCAG GTGGCCCCGCACCCTGGCAGGCATCACCGCctaccagccctgcctgcagtaCCCCTTCGCCGCCGGGCCGGCCGGTGGGGGCTCGGTGGCAGAGAAGCAGGCATGGCGGCGCTGCGACCGTGCCGGGCGCTGGGAGGAGGGCGACTATTCCCACTGCCTCTACACAAACGACATCACCCGTGTCCTCTACACCTTCGTGCTG ATGCCCATCAACGCCTCCAATGCCCTGACCCTGGCTCATCAGCTCCGCGTCTACACGGCCGAGGCGGCCAACTTCTCAGATATGGTTGACGTCCTCTACGTGGCCCAGATGATAGAGAAGTTTATCGGCTACGTGGATCAGATCAAGCAG CTGACGGACGTGATCGTGGAGATGGCCAGCAACATCATGCTGGTGGACGACCACATCCTGTGGATGTcgcagaaggaggaaaaggcttGCACCAGCATCGTCCGCTCCCTGGAGAAGATCGCCGCCCACACGCTCAGCAGCAACTCCCAGCACATGGCGGTG AACTCACGCAACATCGCCTTCGAGGCATACGTGGTGAAGCCTGAGAGCTacgtggggctgagctgtgtGGCCTTCCAGCGGCGGGACGGGGGTCTGGCCGGGCGTCCCACCCCGGCTGAGCGGGGGGCCGAGCCCATGCCCGACCAGCAGCTGAGGCTGCGCTGCACCACGGGACGCCCCAACGTCTCCCTGACCAGTTTCCACATCAAG AACAGCATCGCCCTGGCCTCCATCCAGCTGCCGCCCAGCCTCTTTGCAAGCCCCGTCCCAGCCACACCGCTGGCTGACTGCAAGCTCCAGCTGCTGGTCTTCCGCAACGGCAAGCTCTTCTGCAGCACGGGCAACTCCTCCCGCCTGGCCGACGACGGCAAGCGCCGCAGCGTGGCCACGCCAGTCATCTATGCCGGGACCT ATGGCTGCGGAGTAGGAAACCTGTCAGAGCCGGTGACTGTGTCGCTGCGGCACCCTGGGGAGGGCGCGGACCCAGTGGCCGCATACTGGAACTTCGAGGTGCTGGGGGGTATGGGGGGCTGGAGCGCCGAGGGCTGCCAGCTGGCCGCCCGGGAGCCCAACGTCACCTCCCTGCACTGCCGGCACCTCAGCAACGTGGCTGTGCTCATG GAGCTGAGCGGTTTCCCCAGCGAGGCACGAGGCGCCGTGGAGGTGCTGCACCCAGCCATGTACACCTGCACGGccgtgctgctgctctgcctcttcACCACCATCATCACCTACATCGTCAACCACGG CACCATTCTCATCCCGCGGAAGGGCTGGCACATGCTGCTTAACCTCTGCTTCCACATCGCCATGACGGCCGCCGTCTTCGCAGGGGGCATCACCCTCACCGGCTACCTGATCGTCTGCCAAGCG GTTGGCATCATCTTGCACTACTCCTCCCTCTCCACCCTGCTGTGGATGGCCGTGAAAGCCAGAGTACTCTACAAGGAGGCGACCTGGAAGGCGCCGCGGCAGCCGGACGGGGACGCGTCCCAGCCGGCCCCCAGGCCCATGCTACG GTTCTACCTGATCGCCGGTGGGATCCCCCTCATCATCTGTGGGATCACGGCAGCTGTCAACATCCACAACTACCATGACAACAACCCCTA ctgctggctggtgtGGCGGCCCAGCCTGGGGGCTTTCTACGTCCCCGTGGCTTTCATCCTGCTCGTCACCTGGATTTACTTCCTCTGTGCCGGGCTCAGCCTCCAGTGCCGACTGTCACACCAGAAAGACGTCCCCGAGCCGCTGGAGCCCCCGCCGCGGCTGGGGGGTGCCAGCGACCTCCTGACAGACTCCGGGTCCATCTCGGTCACGCTGAACTCAGGGCCACCCTGCCCCGAGGCAGACGGCGTCTACTCCCTGCAGGTGCAATTCTGGGCACTGGTGACCACCCACGCCTTGTATGTCGCCCTGTGGACATTCGGCGCCATGGCTGTGTCCCAGCGCTGGTACCTGAACATCGTCTTCAGCTGCCTCTACGGCATCACTGCTGTGGCGCTGGGACTCTTCATCTTCATCCACCACTGCGTCCGGCGCCGGGACGTCCTCAACTCCTGGTTCTCCTGCTGCCCCTCCTACAGGAACGCGCTGCCCATGCAGGCGTACGTCCATCCTGGGCTGGCGCCGGAGGATGGCTCACAAGTCTTCATCGGCTGTGACCCGGAGGCGGCTCGCTCTGgcgcctcttcctcctcctcgcccaGCAGCGCCGGCTCGGCCGGGGGCCGCTGCAAGCTCACCAACCTGCAGGTAGCCCAGAGCCAGGTGGAGGCCCGCCCAGCCGCCTGCCTGGAGCCGGACCCCGCCGACGGCAAGACCGCCGGTGCCGGCAGGCACGCCAGCAACCTCCACGGCCGCAGGAACCACCGGGGCAGAACTAAGCAGTGCCGGGATGGGAAGCACCACCGCTTGAAAATGCTGCGGGGCGCCTCCTCGGAGCATCCCTCCAGCGAGAGCGGCAGCCTCCACAACAGCCACTCCGAGAGCTACCACAGCGGCAGGAACAGCCCCGTCTGCAGCGGCCGTgcggggccgcggggccccCAGGACGGGGAGACGGCACCCAGCCACTCGGAAGGCAGCGACGGCGGCCGGCGGGCACCCGACTTCGCCGAGGCTCGCCGGAGGAGCGCCAGCAGGGACAACCTGCGGCAAGCCAACGCCGCCGAGAAGGAGGCGAAGCGCCGGTCCTACCCGCTCAACGTGGGCAGCCACAACGGGGGCCTCAAGGGCAGCAAGTACGACATCAATCTGGCCAGCGCCGACAGTGTGGCTGGGATGAAGACTGGCCTCTGGAAGAGTGAAACCACCGTATAA